The following is a genomic window from Caldicellulosiruptor danielii.
ATAGCAAAATTTTTCGGAAAAGAAAAGGCTGCTGATATTGTTGCAGAAGAAGAGCTTTCAAAGATAAAACATAAGTTGCAGTTTTTCAAAAACAAATTGCAAGGCAAAAAAGCACTTGTGCTTTTAGGAGGGTCGCGCATAGGTTTTATGACAAATGCTTTCAAAGAAGCAGGGCTTTCTATCTTGGTGTGCGGAAGCCAGTTTGGATGTTCAAACGACTACCAAACTGCACGCTGCGTGCTTCCTGACAGCATCTTGGTGGACGATTTTAACTGTGCAGAGGTTGAAGAGATAATATTAAGGTTTTCGCCCGACCTTTTCATTGGTGGAACAAGAGAGTGGTACCTTTCACATAAGTTTGGCGTGCCGTTTTTGGTTCTGCCTCAAGAGACAAAGCCGTATGCCTGTTTTGAAGGCTTTTTGCATTTGCTTGTTGACATATACAAAGAAGTCTTTGCACCTGTTTGGAGGCTGATTTGAGATGGAAAATAGAAACTATGGTCATCCATGCTTTGGAAAAGATGCAGCAAGCAAGATTGGGAGAATACATCTTCCTGTTGCAAAAGCGTGTAATATAAAATGTAACTATTGTGATAGAAACATCTCATGCATGAACGAAAACCACCCCGGTGCCTGCCTTGAGGTTTTGACACCCGAGCAGGCGTTAGAAAGATACAAAATGTATGCATCATTCGACAGCAGGCTAAAGATTGTTGGAATCTCAGGGCCTGGCGACCCACTTTTTAACCACCAGACTTTTAAAACCTTTGAGCTCATAAAAAGCTATGATAAAGACGCTATATTTTGTATCAGCACAAACGGGCTTTTGCTCGAAGACAGAATTGAAGATCTTTTGAAAAGCAATGTGAGGTTTGTGACCGTGACTGTCAACGCAGTAAACTTTGAGGTGGCAAAAGAGATTTATGAGTTTGCCCTGTACGATGGGGTTTTGTACTTTGGCGAGGATGCAGCAAAACTTTTGGTTGAAAAACAGCAAAAGGGCATAGAAAAGGCGTGCAAAGCAGGACTTGTTGTAAAGGTAAACACTGTCTTGATTCCTGACATCAACCAGGACCATATAGAAGAGATTGCAAAGACAGTAAAAGCACTTGGTGCTAAGATTATGAACATCATGCCATTGCGGCCGTATGCCAAGTTTTCGCATCTAAAAAGGCCGTCTTGCGATACCGTAAATAGAATCAGAAAAAGGTGTGAGAGTATCATCAGCCAGATTAGCCATTGCAACCAGTGCAGGTCTGACGCAATTGGTATGCTTATGATTTAAAAAAATTTTTGGTGGTGGGATAAAAGATGAAAAGAAAAAAGGTTGCAATTGCCACCAGTGATGGAAAGCTTGTGAACAGACACTTTGGTAACAGCGAGAATTTTTTGATTGTTGATTTGTTTGACGATGGCAGCTGCGATCTAATCTGTGTTAGAGAGTTTGAAGACCAAGGAATTGAGAGTTGCAGCAGCCAGCAGAGGATGGAAAAGAGAGTTGAGATGCTAAAAGACTGTGATGTGATAATAGCAAACAAAATTGGACTTTGTGCCCTGGAAAAGCTTTCTGACAAGATTGTTTTAGAAAGGCATGGGCTTGTGAAAGATGCTATCAAAGAGGTTTTGGAGCTTTTTATGACTTAAAAAAATGGGGATTTATTTAAGAAAGAAAAAGGAGAGAAAAGAATGACAAATAGGTCAAAGTGGGTAAAATCAGTTTTAATTTCAATTTTTGTAGTAGCTGTACTTGTGGCAGTTTTATTTTGTACCTATTCTCAATTTGCCTTCTCAAAGACTACCAAAACACAAAACTCCAAAAATAATAAGCTTGTTCTTTTTGTTCCGAATACTTTAGAAGCGGTTGTAGAAAAAATAGCTGACCAGTTTGAAAAAGAGAAAAATTGCAAGATTGAAATGAATGTTGCAGGCACTCATGTACTTGTGACGCAGCTAAAAAGTGGTGCTTCTTGTGATATATTCTTTTCAGCAGACAAAAGATACATTGATGAAATAAAAGAAAAGAAGTATATAAATAGTTACTTGACATTTGCTAAAACTACTCTTGCTATTGTCAGCTCATCAAAAAAGGTGAAAAGATTTGAGGATGTATCCAAAAAAGGTATAAAACTTTGCATAGCAGACCCTGTTTCACCAATTGGTATGTGGACACAACAGTTTCTAAACAAAGTAAAAAACAAAGACCCTGCCCTGTACAAAAAGATTTTGCAAAATGTCATCTCACAAGAGTTTCAGATTACGGATGTTATCCAAAAAGTCAAGGCTATGCAGGCTGAGGCAGGGGTTGTTTATCTCACAGATGCCAAAAATTCAAAACTGGGTATTGTTCCTATTCCTGATAAGTACAATGTTCAGGTTTATCATTATGTTGGAGTGCTCAAAACCTCTGAGAAAAATAAGCTTGCAAAGGATTTCATAGAGTTTTTAAGTTCAAAAAAAGTCAAAGCTATTTTAAAGTCAGCAGGGTATGAATAGCAAAGAGGAGCAGGTAAGTTTTTCTAAAGAAAGCGTGTGAG
Proteins encoded in this region:
- a CDS encoding radical SAM protein yields the protein MENRNYGHPCFGKDAASKIGRIHLPVAKACNIKCNYCDRNISCMNENHPGACLEVLTPEQALERYKMYASFDSRLKIVGISGPGDPLFNHQTFKTFELIKSYDKDAIFCISTNGLLLEDRIEDLLKSNVRFVTVTVNAVNFEVAKEIYEFALYDGVLYFGEDAAKLLVEKQQKGIEKACKAGLVVKVNTVLIPDINQDHIEEIAKTVKALGAKIMNIMPLRPYAKFSHLKRPSCDTVNRIRKRCESIISQISHCNQCRSDAIGMLMI
- a CDS encoding NifB/NifX family molybdenum-iron cluster-binding protein; its protein translation is MKRKKVAIATSDGKLVNRHFGNSENFLIVDLFDDGSCDLICVREFEDQGIESCSSQQRMEKRVEMLKDCDVIIANKIGLCALEKLSDKIVLERHGLVKDAIKEVLELFMT
- the modA gene encoding molybdate ABC transporter substrate-binding protein, whose protein sequence is MTNRSKWVKSVLISIFVVAVLVAVLFCTYSQFAFSKTTKTQNSKNNKLVLFVPNTLEAVVEKIADQFEKEKNCKIEMNVAGTHVLVTQLKSGASCDIFFSADKRYIDEIKEKKYINSYLTFAKTTLAIVSSSKKVKRFEDVSKKGIKLCIADPVSPIGMWTQQFLNKVKNKDPALYKKILQNVISQEFQITDVIQKVKAMQAEAGVVYLTDAKNSKLGIVPIPDKYNVQVYHYVGVLKTSEKNKLAKDFIEFLSSKKVKAILKSAGYE